The following proteins come from a genomic window of Streptomyces sp. NBC_00539:
- a CDS encoding DUF4334 domain-containing protein: MKPVVPHGLEGIEFPNEITAAMVYDRLQVMDHFKRVTTKHSWESWARQ; the protein is encoded by the coding sequence GTGAAACCCGTCGTCCCGCACGGCCTCGAAGGAATTGAATTCCCGAACGAAATCACTGCAGCCATGGTCTACGACCGCCTACAGGTGATGGACCACTTCAAGAGGGTGACGACGAAACACTCATGGGAATCATGGGCGAGGCAATGA
- a CDS encoding TetR/AcrR family transcriptional regulator: protein MSAPVGRRERKKAATRQALADTALTLFLEHGYDNVTIRDIADAVDVSTTTLLKYFPTKEALVFDEDTEQEAALVAAVRDRPEGRSIPQALCAHIKQVRIGTGDPDTRFAAFVRLVADTPALSQYAHRMWMRHQDALARAIAEAAGSSPDDFRCAALAHFALETSAFAHRTDNAEYAVDTAFTLLEHGWDAP, encoded by the coding sequence ATGAGTGCACCCGTTGGACGCCGTGAACGGAAGAAGGCCGCAACCCGCCAGGCGCTGGCCGACACCGCCCTGACCCTGTTTCTCGAGCACGGCTACGACAACGTCACCATCCGCGACATCGCGGACGCCGTGGACGTGTCGACCACCACGCTGCTCAAGTACTTCCCCACCAAAGAAGCCCTGGTCTTCGACGAGGACACCGAGCAGGAGGCCGCCCTCGTCGCCGCCGTCCGCGACCGGCCGGAAGGGCGCAGCATCCCCCAGGCGCTGTGCGCGCACATCAAGCAGGTCCGCATCGGTACCGGCGACCCCGACACACGGTTCGCCGCCTTCGTCCGCCTCGTGGCCGACACGCCCGCCCTGAGTCAGTACGCGCACCGCATGTGGATGCGCCACCAAGACGCACTCGCCCGCGCCATCGCCGAGGCCGCCGGCAGCAGCCCCGACGACTTCCGGTGCGCCGCCCTCGCCCACTTCGCCCTGGAAACCTCGGCGTTCGCCCATCGCACCGACAACGCCGAGTACGCCGTGGACACCGCGTTCACTCTCCTCGAGCACGGCTGGGACGCCCCATAG
- a CDS encoding FAD-dependent oxidoreductase, which yields MNAPAPRIAIIGAGPGGLTCARILQQHGIPATVHELDASRTARNQGGTLDMHSDTGQHALHRAGLWDAFTALSRPEGEQMRLVSRNGQTVFDAAPPQDGQGNPEIDRGQLRDLLLDSLTPGTVRWGRKLTHAEPLSDGTHRLHFADGSTVDTDLVVGADGAWSRTRRLLSDATPHYTGVTFVETGFDDADRRHPELAALTGNGTMMALDNNQGFVAQRNSSGHIRTYVGLRTDEDWHQRRGLDLDDGHAVREALLKEFAGWSDDLLGFITDTDTGYINRPLYALPVPHTWTPTPGITLVGDAAHLMSPFSGMGANLAMRDGADLASALIEHPTIDDAVTAYEDILLPRSIEAAQGAAEGIDSAFAPDSANQTLAHMTQSR from the coding sequence ATGAACGCTCCCGCCCCCCGCATCGCCATCATCGGAGCCGGCCCCGGCGGACTGACCTGCGCCCGCATCCTCCAGCAGCACGGCATCCCGGCCACCGTCCACGAACTCGACGCCTCCCGCACCGCACGCAACCAGGGCGGCACCCTCGACATGCACTCCGACACCGGCCAGCACGCCCTGCACAGGGCAGGACTGTGGGACGCCTTCACCGCGCTCTCGCGCCCAGAAGGCGAGCAGATGCGTCTGGTCAGCCGCAACGGTCAGACCGTCTTCGACGCCGCACCGCCCCAGGACGGCCAAGGCAATCCCGAGATCGACCGCGGACAGCTCCGCGACCTCCTCCTGGACTCCCTCACCCCCGGCACCGTGCGCTGGGGCCGCAAGCTCACCCATGCCGAGCCGCTCAGCGACGGCACCCACCGCCTGCACTTCGCCGACGGCTCCACCGTCGACACCGATCTCGTCGTGGGCGCAGACGGCGCCTGGTCCAGAACCCGCCGCCTGCTGTCCGACGCGACGCCCCACTACACCGGCGTCACCTTCGTCGAGACCGGCTTCGACGACGCCGACCGCCGCCACCCGGAGCTCGCCGCCCTCACCGGCAACGGCACCATGATGGCCCTCGACAACAACCAGGGCTTCGTCGCCCAGCGCAACAGCAGCGGCCACATCCGTACCTACGTCGGCCTGCGTACCGACGAGGACTGGCACCAGCGGCGCGGCCTCGACCTGGACGACGGCCATGCCGTCCGCGAAGCGTTGCTGAAGGAATTCGCCGGCTGGAGCGACGATCTGCTCGGCTTCATCACCGACACCGACACCGGCTACATCAACCGGCCCCTGTACGCCCTGCCCGTCCCGCACACCTGGACCCCCACCCCGGGCATAACCCTCGTCGGCGACGCCGCCCATCTGATGTCCCCGTTCTCCGGCATGGGCGCCAACCTCGCCATGCGCGACGGCGCCGACCTCGCCTCTGCCCTCATCGAGCACCCCACCATCGACGACGCGGTCACCGCCTACGAGGACATCCTCCTGCCCCGGTCCATCGAAGCCGCCCAAGGAGCGGCCGAAGGCATCGACAGCGCCTTCGCCCCCGACAGCGCCAACCAGACCCTCGCCCACATGACCCAGAGCCGCTGA
- a CDS encoding pentapeptide repeat-containing protein has translation MARAVTAKQDLASRRRYAALHRESFDGDDLVSVNLQQLWFTRCSFRGAGLRQATLDGCRFKLCDLRRINLSGASLRGVSLAGCDLTGADLRAADLTGARLGQVLTGNPPQGLTNATGIKLDNAVLRDLQLDQVIGWPITG, from the coding sequence ATGGCCAGAGCGGTGACGGCAAAGCAAGACCTCGCATCCCGCCGTCGGTATGCGGCTCTCCATCGGGAGTCCTTCGACGGCGATGATCTCGTATCGGTGAACTTGCAGCAGTTGTGGTTCACGCGGTGCTCGTTTCGCGGGGCTGGTCTGCGGCAAGCCACCCTGGACGGCTGCCGCTTCAAGCTGTGCGATCTTCGCCGGATTAACCTGAGCGGCGCCTCCCTGCGAGGAGTCTCCTTGGCGGGGTGTGATCTGACCGGCGCTGATCTCCGGGCGGCCGACCTGACCGGCGCGCGATTGGGTCAGGTCCTCACCGGCAACCCGCCTCAGGGGCTGACCAATGCGACCGGCATCAAACTGGACAACGCCGTGCTCCGCGACCTTCAGCTTGACCAGGTCATCGGCTGGCCCATCACGGGGTAA